The following proteins are encoded in a genomic region of Arachis ipaensis cultivar K30076 chromosome B02, Araip1.1, whole genome shotgun sequence:
- the LOC107625571 gene encoding uncharacterized protein LOC107625571 isoform X2, translated as MKRKRLIKKYQNPKKSLKDVEDAKIVSSPNTRGIKRRRLIKKYQSPKKSFKDVENARLVSSPNVLKGEGLYNLKRKKMNILNRMLYMLKKMFIFQMMKMLSWHEKKDIFQVILSQHLLKARVNKSIYLKVHPFKMKFIVIAYQMLIFLIMKR; from the exons ATGAAGAGAAAAAGGCTAATAAAGAAGTatcaaaatcctaaaaaatccctCAAAGATGTTGAAGATGCTAAAATAGTGTCATCTCCTAATACAAGAG GTATTAAGAGAAGAAGGCTAATAAAAAAGTATCAAAGTCCTAAAAAATCCTTCAAAGATGTTGAAAATGCTAGACTAGTGTCATCCCCTAAT GTATTAAAAGGAGAAGGCTTGTACaatttgaagaggaagaagatgaacatATTGAACCGAATGTTGTATATGCTAAAGAAAATGTTCATCtttcaaatgatgaaaatg TTATCTTGGCACGAGAAAAAAGACATCTTCCAAGTCATTCTAAGTCAACATCTTCTAAAGGCACGAGTCAACAAGAGCATATACCTCAAAGTTCATCCATTCAAAATGAAGTTTATAGTCATAGCCTATCAGATGCTGATTTTCTTAATAATGAAGAG atGA
- the LOC107625571 gene encoding uncharacterized protein LOC107625571 isoform X3 — MKRKRLIKKYQNPKKSLKDVEDAKIVSSPNTRGIKRRRLVQFEEEEDEHIEPNVVYAKENVHLSNDENVILAREKRHLPSHSKSTSSKGTSQQEHIPQSSSIQNEVYSHSLSDADFLNNEEMNKGLKRVCILR; from the exons ATGAAGAGAAAAAGGCTAATAAAGAAGTatcaaaatcctaaaaaatccctCAAAGATGTTGAAGATGCTAAAATAGTGTCATCTCCTAATACAAGAG GTATTAAAAGGAGAAGGCTTGTACaatttgaagaggaagaagatgaacatATTGAACCGAATGTTGTATATGCTAAAGAAAATGTTCATCtttcaaatgatgaaaatg TTATCTTGGCACGAGAAAAAAGACATCTTCCAAGTCATTCTAAGTCAACATCTTCTAAAGGCACGAGTCAACAAGAGCATATACCTCAAAGTTCATCCATTCAAAATGAAGTTTATAGTCATAGCCTATCAGATGCTGATTTTCTTAATAATGAAGAG atGAACAAGGGGTTGAAAAGAGTATGCATCTTAAGGTAA
- the LOC107625571 gene encoding uncharacterized protein LOC107625571 isoform X1: MLVNVQELCEKNATNRQQLKIPHTLSSKTLARKRHELEVETGRQFSRGEIFSITHKKKDGTFVNEEAQQKNEDLQKEIGEGASENEAYVKVFGKENSSYVRGMGFGVRPSQMIGSLSRSRESMQSTTTSGPSRAEYQNLKLQVQLLQEQVNFLVNHQKGQLPPGFPTEVADFESPTHTRPYSSASHEPQQHRPSNV; the protein is encoded by the exons ATGCTTGTTAATGTGCAAGAATTGTGTGAAAAGAATGCTACAAATCGACAACAATTAAAAATTCCTCACACTCTTAGCTCAAAAACACTTGCTAGGAAACGCCATGAACTT GAAGTTGAAACTGGGCGACAGTTTAGTAGAGGAGAAATATTTTCTATCACTCACAAGAAAAAAGATGGAACATTTGTCAATGAGGAAGCACAACAAAAAAAT GAAGACTTACAGAAGGAAATTGGTGAGGGTGCTTCTGAAAATGAAGCATATGTTAAAGTATTTGGCAAAGAGAATTCAAGCTATGTTAGAGGTATGGGATTTGGTGTTCGTCCATCTCAAATGATTGGATCCTTATCCCGCTCAAGAGAGTCTATGCAATCTACTACAACTAGTGGACCATCAAGAGCTGAATATCAAAACTTGAAGTTACAAGTACAATTGCTACAGGAGCAAGTAAATTTTCTTGTGAATCATCAAAAGGGTCAATTGCCACCCGGTTTTCCTACTGAG GTTGCAGATTTTGAATCACCGACACATACAAGACCATATTCTTCTGCCAGTCATGAACCTCAACAACATAGGCCATCCAACGTTTAA